The following are encoded together in the Halobaculum limi genome:
- a CDS encoding sulfite exporter TauE/SafE family protein — protein sequence MASTTDELVETFLRYQLLFVLTAPVVFVAGVFLAAPTPADAAAGYWLEYWWLLPVFMLGATIVNTVGISGSALFVPFLIFLFPLVAQPLSPSEIVLVGLVSESFGLSSSALAFVRYGLVDRKLALTLVGGGLPFVVGGALASFVIPETVFYALLGLALLAASYLLFSADLGHGDHADDDSADADGTAADGGNADLPNDAAKPGPAGVETDADGVVTRVDNDGNEYTYERSGYLERFGNYSVGGAFQGLAGFGIGELGIISMLRTDVPVRIAIGTNHIVVAVTAVIASLVHVFGGAFVDFGHALSLQNIPWNMVVFTVPATVIGGQIAPYVSTAVDTSTIKSGVGVLFAIIAVALFGMAAGIA from the coding sequence ATGGCATCCACGACCGACGAACTCGTCGAGACGTTCCTACGGTATCAACTCCTGTTCGTACTGACGGCACCGGTGGTGTTCGTGGCCGGCGTCTTCCTCGCCGCGCCGACACCCGCCGACGCCGCAGCGGGATACTGGCTCGAATACTGGTGGCTGCTCCCGGTGTTCATGCTCGGAGCGACCATTGTCAACACGGTCGGGATCAGTGGGTCCGCGCTGTTCGTCCCATTCCTGATCTTCCTGTTCCCGTTAGTCGCACAGCCACTATCACCATCTGAGATCGTACTCGTTGGCCTCGTCAGCGAGTCGTTCGGCCTGTCGAGTTCCGCGCTGGCGTTCGTCCGGTACGGCCTCGTCGACCGGAAACTCGCGCTCACGCTCGTCGGCGGCGGCCTGCCGTTCGTCGTCGGGGGTGCGCTGGCGTCGTTCGTCATCCCCGAGACGGTGTTCTACGCCCTGCTCGGACTGGCGCTGTTGGCGGCGTCGTACCTGCTGTTCTCCGCCGACCTCGGCCACGGCGACCACGCCGACGACGACAGCGCCGACGCCGATGGGACGGCCGCCGACGGCGGCAACGCCGACCTCCCGAACGACGCCGCCAAACCTGGTCCCGCGGGCGTCGAGACAGACGCCGACGGCGTCGTCACCCGCGTCGACAACGACGGCAACGAGTACACCTACGAGCGCTCGGGCTACCTCGAACGGTTCGGCAACTACAGTGTCGGCGGCGCGTTCCAAGGGCTGGCGGGCTTCGGCATCGGCGAACTCGGCATCATCTCGATGCTGCGGACTGACGTGCCGGTCCGCATCGCCATCGGGACGAACCACATCGTCGTCGCCGTCACAGCCGTCATCGCGTCGCTCGTCCACGTGTTCGGCGGCGCGTTCGTCGACTTCGGACACGCGCTGTCGCTGCAGAACATCCCGTGGAACATGGTCGTGTTCACCGTCCCCGCGACTGTCATCGGCGGTCAGATCGCACCGTACGTCTCCACCGCCGTCGACACCTCGACGATCAAGTCCGGCGTCGGCGTCCTGTTCGCGATCATCGCAGTGGCGCTGTTCGGGATGGCCGCCGGCATCGCTTGA
- a CDS encoding RNA-guided endonuclease InsQ/TnpB family protein, with protein sequence MANQVVTRTYTASIGNQQQVSDDLDSLGFSASKLWNVGRWVCDRVWSEIGHIPGHNELTAYLKSHERYDDLHSQSSQRVLEELAEAFNGWYGKRHNGGTRANPPGYRKHGDEHPRSTVTFKNKGFKLDTEYERVRLSKGSNLKEYWSDFILCEYQTRPNVDLSTVESVQQVRAVWTGDGWELHFVCKVEIEVSESPGEKTVGVDLGINNFAALAYEDGHSELYPLNCLKQDDYYFSKRIARCDDSNSEQANRLNQKKSARRTHYFHTLSKHIVRRCVDEEVGTIVVGDLAGIREDEENGESKNWGKHGNLDLHSWAFDRFISMLAYKSEMEGVTVERVSERDTSKSCSCCGRTRKANRVERGLYVCDEYGTVANADVNGAENIRQKVSPNPHGEDRSNGWLAQPSTFLFDKETGAFAPQEQVTS encoded by the coding sequence ATGGCGAATCAGGTCGTCACCCGCACCTACACTGCTTCCATCGGGAACCAGCAACAGGTGTCCGACGATCTTGATTCGCTCGGGTTCTCAGCCTCGAAACTCTGGAACGTCGGACGATGGGTCTGCGACCGAGTATGGTCTGAGATAGGCCACATTCCCGGTCACAACGAACTCACCGCCTACCTCAAGAGCCACGAACGCTATGATGACCTGCATTCTCAGTCAAGTCAGCGAGTTCTTGAAGAACTCGCTGAGGCGTTCAACGGCTGGTACGGCAAACGACACAACGGGGGCACGCGAGCGAACCCGCCCGGCTACCGCAAACACGGCGACGAACACCCGCGAAGCACGGTCACGTTCAAGAACAAGGGCTTCAAACTCGACACCGAATACGAGCGAGTACGACTCTCGAAGGGGTCAAACCTCAAAGAATACTGGTCTGACTTCATCCTCTGCGAGTACCAGACTCGACCCAACGTTGACCTCTCCACCGTGGAGAGCGTCCAACAGGTTCGGGCGGTCTGGACAGGTGATGGATGGGAACTTCACTTCGTCTGCAAAGTCGAAATCGAAGTGTCTGAGTCGCCCGGTGAGAAGACGGTGGGTGTTGACCTCGGCATCAACAACTTCGCCGCACTCGCCTACGAGGACGGCCACAGCGAACTGTACCCGCTCAATTGCCTGAAGCAGGACGACTACTACTTCAGCAAGCGAATCGCTCGCTGTGACGACTCGAACTCCGAGCAAGCGAATCGCTTGAACCAAAAGAAGTCGGCTCGTCGCACCCACTACTTCCATACACTCTCCAAGCACATCGTTCGGCGATGTGTTGACGAAGAAGTTGGAACGATTGTGGTGGGTGACCTCGCCGGTATTCGCGAGGATGAGGAGAACGGTGAGTCGAAGAACTGGGGTAAGCACGGCAACCTCGACTTGCACTCGTGGGCGTTCGATCGATTCATCTCGATGCTTGCGTATAAATCCGAGATGGAAGGCGTCACGGTTGAGCGAGTGTCTGAGCGAGATACGTCGAAGTCGTGTTCGTGCTGTGGTCGTACACGGAAAGCGAACCGTGTTGAACGTGGGTTGTACGTGTGCGACGAGTATGGTACGGTGGCGAATGCGGACGTGAACGGTGCTGAGAACATTCGGCAGAAAGTATCTCCGAATCCTCACGGAGAGGATAGGAGTAACGGCTGGTTGGCACAGCCATCGACGTTCTTGTTTGACAAGGAAACTGGTGCGTTCGCACCTCAAGAACAGGTCACGTCGTAA
- a CDS encoding DUF7546 family protein, producing MNRLAAQFSVGSPSAYLRTAVFALGAQSALALAYLVATDAGLASPRTLAIPFVWVTAAVIGVRHAERPSSGPRVRLIAALVGIGYGLVLGWFTGAIGVTSGAAAGVDVLTLPPWWGPMLRYQGSFVSLFLFPYQAVGYAALAYLVSLAVRDVAEYGTSAGAAGLIALGSCASCALPVVAAVGSALGGVGLGLGSVPVAGGDTYLLATVAYVLSVAVLTVRPTIK from the coding sequence GTGAACCGACTGGCCGCACAGTTCTCGGTCGGGTCGCCGTCGGCGTACCTCAGGACCGCGGTGTTCGCGCTCGGAGCCCAGTCGGCGCTGGCGCTTGCGTACCTGGTGGCGACGGACGCAGGCCTAGCGTCGCCGCGGACGCTCGCGATTCCGTTCGTCTGGGTCACCGCCGCCGTCATCGGGGTTCGCCACGCCGAGCGACCGAGTTCCGGGCCGCGCGTCCGTTTGATCGCCGCTCTCGTCGGTATCGGCTACGGCCTCGTACTCGGGTGGTTCACCGGCGCTATCGGCGTCACGTCGGGCGCGGCCGCCGGGGTCGACGTACTGACGCTCCCGCCGTGGTGGGGGCCGATGCTCCGCTATCAGGGGAGTTTCGTCTCGCTGTTTCTGTTCCCGTATCAGGCGGTCGGCTACGCGGCACTGGCGTATCTCGTCTCGCTGGCCGTCCGCGACGTGGCCGAGTACGGGACGTCCGCGGGCGCTGCCGGACTCATCGCGCTCGGGTCGTGTGCGAGTTGTGCGCTGCCGGTCGTCGCCGCGGTCGGGAGTGCGCTCGGCGGCGTCGGACTCGGACTCGGGAGCGTACCCGTCGCTGGCGGCGACACCTACCTGCTCGCGACAGTCGCGTACGTCCTTTCCGTGGCGGTGTTGACCGTTCGGCCGACTATCAAGTGA
- a CDS encoding endonuclease III domain-containing protein — protein MSSQDAEWDADAVRRLHADLVELYGPVESTDAHGADADADPAEGVRQLLTTILSQNVADANTARASESLFSTYDDFADIEDAPLEELAETIRVAGLAETKATRIQRSLAAIREETGGAYSLAFLDAMPTDEAKAWLTDIKGIGPKTASVVLNFHFGKPTMAVDTHVERVSKRFGLVPDAASNARAHDVLDALVPDELIYPLHVLLIEHGRTYCSARSPDCDNPVCERYCDCEGC, from the coding sequence ATGTCGAGTCAGGACGCGGAGTGGGACGCCGATGCGGTGCGTCGTCTGCACGCTGACCTCGTCGAGTTGTACGGTCCTGTCGAATCGACCGACGCGCACGGCGCCGACGCTGACGCCGACCCCGCGGAGGGCGTCCGACAACTACTCACCACCATCCTCTCGCAGAACGTCGCCGACGCGAACACCGCCCGAGCCTCGGAGAGCCTCTTCTCCACCTACGACGACTTCGCCGACATCGAGGACGCCCCGCTGGAGGAACTGGCAGAGACCATCCGCGTCGCGGGCCTCGCCGAGACCAAAGCGACCCGCATCCAGCGTTCGCTCGCGGCGATCCGCGAGGAGACTGGTGGCGCGTACTCGCTGGCGTTCCTCGACGCGATGCCGACCGACGAGGCGAAGGCGTGGCTCACCGACATCAAAGGCATCGGTCCGAAGACAGCCAGCGTCGTCCTCAACTTCCACTTCGGGAAGCCGACGATGGCCGTCGATACGCACGTCGAACGCGTCTCCAAGCGGTTTGGACTCGTCCCCGACGCCGCGTCGAACGCTCGCGCACACGACGTGTTAGACGCGCTCGTTCCCGACGAGTTGATCTACCCGCTGCACGTCCTCCTCATCGAACACGGCCGCACGTACTGCAGCGCTCGCTCGCCTGACTGCGACAACCCGGTCTGCGAGCGGTACTGTGACTGCGAAGGCTGTTGA
- a CDS encoding hemolysin family protein has product MVDLISVGGLILAFFLVFMNGVFVAAEFAFVKVRPTHVATLVDRGKPGAALVQDVIRNLDGYLAVSQLGITLSSLGLGWIGEPAVAALIDPVLGQFLPSGTVHLVAFVLGFGFITFLHVVFGELAPKTFAIQEATRIALLVAPLMKFFYYVFMPGIIVFNGTANYFTRLAGVSPASESEESHTESEIRMILTRSEETGHIDLDEVEMIESVFELGDTIAREVMVPRPDVETVTASLSLSELRSVVATGAYTRYLVLDEDGNQPLGFVHAKDILRASEAADEQDGTDTAGDLARPVLTVPETRRIDAILADFQTQGEGQMAVVVDEWGVFEGIVTIEDILEEIVGDIQDEFDTGTEEPSIERRDDGAYVVDGGVTIQDVNETLDARFESDDVETIGGLVFSRLGRVPEVGDTVEVAGYVLQVEAVGDSRIERLVIQATQAGPESDEE; this is encoded by the coding sequence ATGGTCGATCTGATTTCTGTCGGCGGACTGATCCTCGCGTTCTTTCTCGTCTTTATGAACGGGGTCTTCGTCGCCGCGGAGTTCGCGTTCGTCAAGGTTCGACCGACCCACGTGGCGACGCTCGTCGACCGTGGCAAACCGGGAGCGGCGCTCGTGCAGGACGTCATCCGGAACCTCGACGGCTATCTGGCGGTCAGCCAACTCGGGATCACGCTCTCGTCGCTCGGCCTCGGGTGGATCGGCGAACCGGCGGTGGCGGCGCTCATCGACCCGGTCCTGGGGCAGTTTCTCCCGTCGGGGACGGTCCACCTCGTCGCCTTCGTCCTCGGATTCGGGTTCATCACGTTTCTCCACGTGGTGTTCGGCGAACTCGCGCCGAAGACGTTCGCGATTCAGGAGGCCACACGGATCGCACTCCTCGTCGCCCCACTGATGAAGTTCTTCTACTACGTGTTTATGCCCGGCATCATCGTCTTCAACGGGACGGCGAACTACTTCACCCGTCTCGCCGGCGTCTCCCCGGCGTCCGAGAGTGAGGAGAGTCACACCGAATCCGAGATTCGGATGATCCTCACCCGGTCGGAGGAGACGGGACACATCGACCTGGACGAGGTCGAGATGATCGAGAGCGTCTTCGAACTCGGGGATACGATCGCTCGTGAGGTGATGGTTCCGCGGCCAGACGTGGAAACCGTGACCGCCTCGCTGTCGCTCTCGGAACTCCGGTCCGTCGTCGCGACGGGGGCGTACACGCGCTACCTCGTCTTGGACGAGGACGGGAATCAGCCGCTCGGGTTCGTCCACGCGAAGGACATCCTCCGAGCGAGCGAGGCGGCGGACGAACAGGACGGTACGGACACGGCGGGCGATCTCGCACGACCCGTCCTCACGGTCCCGGAGACACGCCGGATCGACGCGATTCTCGCCGATTTCCAGACGCAAGGGGAGGGTCAGATGGCCGTCGTCGTCGACGAGTGGGGCGTCTTCGAGGGCATCGTGACTATCGAAGATATCCTTGAGGAGATCGTGGGCGACATCCAAGACGAGTTCGACACCGGGACCGAGGAGCCGTCGATCGAACGGAGAGACGACGGCGCGTACGTCGTCGACGGCGGCGTCACGATCCAGGATGTGAACGAGACGCTCGACGCTCGCTTCGAGAGCGACGACGTCGAGACGATCGGTGGGTTGGTCTTCAGTCGTCTTGGCAGAGTTCCCGAAGTGGGCGACACGGTCGAGGTGGCTGGGTACGTCCTCCAGGTCGAGGCCGTCGGCGACTCACGAATCGAACGGCTCGTGATCCAAGCGACACAGGCCGGTCCGGAGTCGGACGAGGAGTAG
- a CDS encoding universal stress protein, whose product MYEDLLVPTDGSERTDAAVDHAVELARAFDATVHVVSVADSRNRFESPSSGIAAEAWLDAERERAEESVERVRSTLPDDVDAITAVREGTPVDEILDYVDEAGADAVVMATHGRSGLDRYLMGSVTEKVVRSSPVPVLTVSGRDADD is encoded by the coding sequence ATGTACGAGGACCTGTTGGTGCCGACGGACGGAAGCGAGCGAACGGACGCCGCCGTCGACCACGCTGTCGAACTGGCTCGGGCCTTCGACGCGACCGTACACGTCGTCTCGGTCGCCGACAGTCGCAATCGCTTCGAGAGTCCCTCCTCGGGCATCGCCGCCGAGGCGTGGCTGGACGCCGAGCGAGAGCGTGCCGAGGAGTCCGTCGAGCGCGTGCGTTCGACGCTTCCCGACGACGTCGACGCCATCACTGCGGTCCGGGAGGGGACGCCTGTCGACGAGATTCTCGACTACGTCGACGAGGCGGGCGCCGACGCGGTCGTGATGGCCACCCACGGCCGAAGCGGCCTGGACCGGTATCTGATGGGCAGCGTCACCGAGAAGGTCGTTCGCTCCTCGCCCGTACCGGTGCTCACCGTGTCGGGACGGGACGCAGACGACTGA
- a CDS encoding phosphotransacetylase family protein — translation MNPLLVTSTAESTGKTAITLALARIAADRGQSVGYMKPKGTRLQSVVGKTLDEDPMLARELLGTDAEMHEMEPVVYSPTFIEGAIRGREDPEELHERIKQAYDDLATDRDAMFVEGGGDVRTGGVVDLTDPDVADLLDAQVLLVAEYDEPGDVDDVLAAVDDIGPDRLAGVLFNRVGDAVHDDVEKDVAPFLHARGVDTIGVLPAEPELSGVSVSTLANELGAEVLVEGDDDALVQRFMVGAMGAEEALRHFRRARDAAVITGGDRADIATAAVEANSVTCLVLTGGHRPPGSVLGKAKEAGVPVLSVPGDTLTTVDRAEDVIRSGRTRDARTVEVMGDLLTKNADVDALIGSDPE, via the coding sequence ATGAACCCGCTACTCGTCACATCGACCGCAGAGAGCACCGGCAAGACGGCCATCACCCTCGCGCTCGCACGCATCGCCGCCGACCGCGGACAGTCCGTCGGCTATATGAAACCGAAGGGCACGCGCCTCCAGAGCGTCGTCGGCAAGACGCTCGACGAGGACCCGATGCTCGCTCGGGAACTGCTCGGCACCGACGCCGAGATGCACGAGATGGAACCCGTCGTCTACTCGCCCACCTTCATCGAGGGGGCAATCCGTGGTCGGGAGGACCCCGAGGAACTCCACGAGCGGATCAAACAGGCGTACGACGACCTCGCGACCGACCGCGACGCGATGTTCGTCGAGGGCGGCGGCGACGTGCGCACCGGCGGCGTCGTCGACCTGACCGACCCCGACGTGGCCGACCTGCTCGACGCACAGGTACTGCTCGTCGCCGAGTACGACGAACCTGGCGACGTGGACGACGTGCTCGCGGCGGTCGACGACATCGGACCGGACCGACTCGCTGGCGTCCTGTTCAACCGTGTCGGCGACGCCGTCCACGACGACGTCGAGAAAGACGTCGCGCCGTTCCTGCACGCTCGCGGCGTCGATACGATCGGCGTCCTGCCGGCGGAGCCCGAACTGTCGGGCGTCTCCGTGTCGACGCTGGCGAACGAACTCGGCGCAGAGGTACTCGTCGAAGGCGACGACGACGCACTCGTCCAGCGGTTTATGGTCGGCGCGATGGGCGCCGAGGAGGCGCTTCGGCACTTCCGCCGGGCCCGCGACGCCGCGGTCATCACCGGCGGCGACCGCGCGGACATCGCCACCGCCGCCGTCGAGGCCAACAGCGTCACCTGTCTCGTCCTCACGGGCGGTCACCGCCCCCCGGGGTCGGTGCTCGGAAAGGCGAAGGAGGCCGGTGTCCCGGTGCTGTCCGTGCCCGGTGACACGCTCACGACCGTCGACCGCGCCGAAGACGTCATCCGCAGCGGCCGGACCCGTGACGCACGGACGGTCGAGGTGATGGGCGACCTGCTCACGAAGAACGCCGACGTGGACGCGCTGATCGGAAGCGACCCGGAGTAA
- a CDS encoding sodium:calcium antiporter — MVRGTAVQIAIVCVSVVGLWIGARLLVDAVVRLARRVGLSELVIGLTIVAAGTSTPELAVSVDAAAKGLGDIAVANVLGSNVYNLAFILGVVAIFRVIPISESLVRRDGVVLLASVVAVAAVLADLVVTRVEGVVLLAAFVAYTGLLLWTGRGAESPDDSPGEAATTAVTERIPARGRDAVLLVVGLALVLVSGDRLVLAASALARGAGVSEWVIGGTIVAAGTSTPEFAVSLVALRRGSLGVSVGNVVGSNVFNATGIVGIAAIVSPLSVSQSAFTAVGWLAVISVGMVAALWTGRVLSRLEGTLFAGSEVVRWALGFLG; from the coding sequence ATGGTCCGAGGCACGGCAGTTCAGATCGCCATCGTCTGTGTGAGCGTCGTCGGCCTCTGGATCGGGGCACGGCTGTTGGTCGACGCCGTCGTCAGACTGGCCCGCCGGGTAGGACTCTCGGAGTTGGTCATCGGACTGACCATCGTCGCTGCCGGCACCTCGACCCCTGAGTTGGCTGTCTCCGTCGACGCCGCGGCGAAGGGGCTCGGCGACATCGCAGTGGCGAACGTCCTCGGGTCGAACGTGTACAATCTCGCGTTCATCCTCGGCGTTGTGGCCATCTTCCGAGTGATCCCAATCTCGGAGTCGCTCGTCCGTCGCGATGGTGTCGTCCTCCTCGCGAGTGTCGTCGCCGTCGCCGCCGTCCTCGCCGATCTGGTCGTCACACGCGTCGAGGGGGTGGTGCTCCTCGCCGCGTTCGTCGCCTACACTGGGCTCTTGCTGTGGACGGGTCGGGGGGCGGAGTCGCCGGACGACTCGCCCGGCGAGGCGGCGACGACCGCCGTCACCGAGCGGATTCCCGCTCGCGGCCGCGACGCCGTGTTGCTCGTCGTCGGGTTGGCGCTCGTCCTGGTCAGCGGCGACCGCCTCGTGCTCGCGGCGTCGGCGCTCGCCCGCGGCGCGGGCGTCTCCGAGTGGGTGATCGGCGGGACCATCGTCGCCGCTGGCACCTCGACCCCGGAGTTCGCCGTCTCGCTTGTGGCGCTACGTCGCGGCAGTCTCGGCGTCTCCGTCGGCAACGTCGTCGGGAGCAACGTGTTCAACGCGACTGGCATCGTCGGCATCGCCGCCATAGTTTCCCCGCTATCGGTCAGTCAGAGCGCGTTCACGGCGGTAGGGTGGCTCGCGGTCATCTCGGTGGGGATGGTGGCCGCGCTGTGGACCGGACGGGTGCTCTCTCGGCTCGAAGGGACGCTGTTCGCGGGGTCAGAAGTAGTCAGGTGGGCGCTCGGATTCCTCGGCTGA
- a CDS encoding acetate--CoA ligase family protein: protein MSTLAGLFAPDRVAVVGATEREGSVGRAVTENLLDRFDGAVIPVNPKRETVLGTPCVASVAEADPDMAVVAVPPGAVLDVVRECGEAGVQNVVVLTAGFGETGAEGADRERQLRGVAAEYDLNVVGPNSLGVMSSPVGLNATFGPDAPPEGGVSFMSQSGAFVTAVVDWAADAGLGFKDVVSLGNKAVLDETDFVRAWGNDPDTDVVVGYLESIVDGRAFVDAARETTDDTPVVVVKSGRTDAGAQAASSHTGAIAGSDRAYEAGLDAAGVLRAESVQELFDAARALAGGDVPESNGVAVVTNAGGPGVMATDAVGDAERLSLASFTDETVDRLAEELPDEANVYNPVDVIGDAPVERFRTAIDIALEDPNVGAAVVITAPTATLDFGELGEAIAESTDDHGVPTAACLMGGGRLEDARQVLRERGIPSYFDPARAVGGLESLAEYREVRGRSYPDPEPVDADRERVREILETVEDRSDNRLGVEAMEILDAYGVPTPEGAVVDDPAEAQAVAEDIGEEVVMKIVSPDILHKSDIGGVKVGVPVDEVDDAYEDLIARARNYQPDATILGVQVQEMLDLDAGVETIVGSHRDPQFGPLVMFGLGGVFVEIMEDTTFRLAPVGSDAAKEMTEDIDAAPLLRGARGRDPVDIDGVTDAVRRVSQLVADFPSIVELDVNPLVATPDGVRAVDLRLTVDPEELEQ from the coding sequence GTGTCGACGCTCGCTGGCCTGTTCGCGCCCGACCGCGTCGCCGTCGTCGGCGCGACAGAACGGGAGGGGTCGGTGGGGCGCGCCGTCACCGAGAACCTCCTCGATAGATTCGACGGGGCGGTCATCCCGGTGAACCCCAAACGCGAGACGGTGCTCGGGACGCCGTGCGTCGCGTCCGTCGCCGAGGCGGACCCGGATATGGCGGTCGTCGCCGTCCCGCCTGGTGCGGTGCTCGACGTCGTTCGTGAGTGCGGGGAAGCCGGCGTGCAGAACGTCGTCGTTCTTACCGCTGGCTTCGGCGAGACGGGCGCGGAGGGGGCCGACCGTGAGCGCCAACTGCGCGGGGTCGCCGCCGAGTACGACCTCAACGTGGTCGGGCCGAACAGCCTCGGCGTGATGTCGAGTCCGGTCGGTCTCAACGCGACGTTCGGGCCCGATGCGCCGCCGGAGGGCGGCGTCTCCTTCATGAGTCAGTCGGGCGCGTTCGTCACTGCCGTCGTCGACTGGGCGGCCGACGCCGGACTCGGCTTCAAAGACGTCGTCTCGCTGGGCAACAAGGCCGTCCTCGACGAGACCGACTTCGTGCGAGCGTGGGGGAACGACCCGGACACGGACGTGGTCGTCGGCTACCTCGAGAGCATCGTCGACGGCCGCGCGTTCGTCGACGCCGCCCGCGAGACCACCGACGACACGCCCGTCGTCGTCGTGAAGTCCGGGCGCACCGACGCCGGCGCACAGGCCGCGTCCAGTCACACGGGCGCCATTGCCGGCTCAGACCGCGCGTACGAGGCGGGACTGGACGCCGCGGGCGTCCTCCGCGCCGAGTCCGTGCAGGAACTGTTCGACGCCGCGCGTGCGCTCGCGGGCGGTGACGTGCCCGAATCCAACGGCGTCGCGGTCGTCACCAACGCCGGCGGTCCGGGCGTGATGGCGACCGACGCCGTCGGCGACGCCGAGCGCCTCTCGCTGGCGAGTTTCACCGACGAGACGGTCGACCGTCTCGCCGAGGAACTGCCCGACGAGGCGAACGTGTACAACCCCGTCGACGTCATCGGCGACGCACCAGTCGAGCGGTTCCGCACGGCCATCGACATCGCACTCGAAGACCCGAACGTCGGCGCGGCGGTCGTCATCACTGCACCGACGGCGACGCTCGACTTCGGCGAACTCGGCGAGGCAATCGCCGAGTCGACCGACGACCACGGCGTCCCGACCGCCGCCTGTCTGATGGGCGGCGGTCGCCTCGAAGACGCCCGTCAGGTGCTCCGGGAACGAGGCATTCCGTCGTACTTCGACCCAGCGCGCGCCGTGGGTGGCCTGGAGTCACTGGCGGAGTACCGCGAGGTTCGGGGCCGGTCGTACCCCGACCCGGAGCCAGTCGACGCCGACCGCGAGCGGGTGCGTGAGATCCTCGAGACCGTCGAGGATCGGTCTGACAACCGCCTGGGCGTCGAAGCGATGGAGATCCTCGACGCCTACGGTGTGCCGACGCCCGAAGGCGCAGTCGTCGACGACCCCGCCGAGGCGCAGGCGGTCGCCGAGGATATCGGCGAGGAGGTGGTGATGAAGATCGTCAGCCCGGACATCCTCCACAAGTCCGACATCGGCGGCGTGAAGGTTGGCGTCCCGGTCGACGAGGTCGACGACGCCTACGAGGACCTGATCGCTCGCGCACGCAACTACCAGCCTGACGCGACGATCCTTGGCGTACAGGTGCAGGAGATGCTGGATCTGGACGCTGGCGTCGAGACCATCGTCGGGAGCCACCGCGACCCGCAGTTCGGCCCGCTCGTGATGTTCGGGCTGGGCGGCGTGTTCGTGGAGATTATGGAAGACACCACCTTCCGGCTGGCGCCCGTGGGGAGCGACGCGGCCAAAGAGATGACCGAAGATATCGACGCTGCGCCGCTGTTGCGCGGCGCTCGCGGTCGCGACCCGGTCGACATCGACGGCGTCACCGACGCGGTCCGTCGCGTCTCGCAGTTGGTCGCAGACTTCCCGAGTATCGTCGAACTGGACGTGAACCCACTGGTCGCGACGCCCGACGGGGTCCGGGCCGTCGACCTCAGACTCACCGTCGACCCCGAGGAGTTGGAGCAATGA